The proteins below are encoded in one region of Pontibacter deserti:
- a CDS encoding HesB/IscA family protein: MITVSDKAKEKVIKLKHDAQLDDTFRLRASVAGGGCSGLSYQLDFDDEVKPMDQEFEDKGVKVVVDMKSFLYLAGTELDFSDGLNGKGFFFNNPNASRTCGCGDSFSV, translated from the coding sequence ATGATAACAGTATCAGATAAAGCAAAAGAGAAAGTTATAAAGCTGAAGCACGATGCGCAGCTGGATGATACCTTCCGTTTGCGTGCATCTGTTGCAGGCGGTGGTTGCTCCGGCCTGTCCTACCAGCTCGACTTTGATGACGAAGTAAAGCCAATGGATCAGGAGTTTGAAGATAAAGGAGTGAAAGTGGTAGTAGATATGAAAAGCTTCTTGTACCTGGCCGGTACAGAACTAGATTTTTCTGACGGACTGAATGGCAAAGGCTTCTTCTTTAACAACCCCAACGCCAGCCGTACCTGCGGTTGTGGCGACAGTTTCTCGGTGTAA
- a CDS encoding IscS subfamily cysteine desulfurase has protein sequence MLTFPIYLDNNATTPLDPRVLDAMMPYLTNKFGNAASRNHAFGWHAEEAVDYAREQIAALINCNPKEIIFTSGATESDNLAIKGVFEMYASKGNHIITATTEHKAVLDTCKHIEKIGGKVTYLPVDSKGLIDLKQLEEAITDKTILISIMYANNEVGVIQPIKEVSAIAKKHGILFFTDATQAVGKIPVDVEADGIDLMAFSGHKMYGPKGVGALYVRRKNPRVKVTAQMDGGGHERGMRSGTLNVPGIVGLGKAAEIAKQDMEKDTARISAMRDRLERELLTIEESYVNGSVEHRLPHVSNISFKYVEGEGLMMGVKDIAVSSGSACTSASLEPSYVLKALGLSDDLAHSSLRFGFSRFTTDEEVDYAIDHVKEAVSKLREMSPLWEMFKEGIDLNSIEWAEH, from the coding sequence ATGCTAACATTTCCGATATATTTAGATAACAACGCTACTACGCCACTAGACCCGCGCGTACTTGATGCGATGATGCCTTACCTGACAAACAAGTTTGGTAATGCTGCCTCTCGTAACCACGCTTTTGGCTGGCATGCAGAAGAAGCCGTTGATTATGCCCGCGAGCAGATTGCAGCACTTATCAACTGCAATCCTAAAGAAATTATCTTTACATCTGGTGCTACTGAGTCTGACAACCTTGCTATCAAAGGTGTATTCGAGATGTATGCATCTAAGGGTAATCACATTATTACAGCTACCACCGAACATAAAGCTGTACTGGATACGTGCAAGCATATCGAGAAGATTGGTGGTAAAGTAACTTACCTGCCAGTTGACAGCAAAGGCCTTATCGACCTGAAGCAACTGGAAGAGGCAATTACAGATAAGACTATACTTATCTCTATTATGTATGCCAATAACGAAGTTGGTGTCATTCAGCCGATCAAAGAAGTTTCTGCTATCGCTAAAAAACACGGTATTTTATTCTTTACTGATGCTACGCAGGCAGTAGGCAAAATACCTGTGGATGTAGAAGCTGACGGCATCGACCTGATGGCTTTCTCTGGTCACAAAATGTATGGCCCTAAGGGTGTTGGTGCATTATACGTACGCCGTAAAAACCCACGTGTTAAAGTTACTGCCCAGATGGATGGTGGCGGACACGAGCGTGGCATGCGTTCTGGTACACTTAACGTGCCGGGTATTGTTGGTCTTGGTAAGGCTGCCGAGATCGCGAAGCAGGACATGGAAAAAGATACTGCCCGTATTTCAGCTATGCGTGATCGTTTAGAGCGTGAGCTCTTAACTATAGAAGAGTCTTATGTAAACGGTTCTGTAGAGCACCGTTTACCACACGTTTCAAACATCTCCTTTAAATATGTAGAAGGTGAAGGTTTGATGATGGGTGTAAAAGACATCGCCGTTTCTTCAGGATCTGCCTGTACTTCAGCTTCCCTAGAGCCATCTTATGTACTGAAGGCACTAGGACTGAGTGATGACCTGGCGCACTCTTCGCTACGTTTCGGTTTCAGCCGATTTACTACGGATGAAGAAGTGGACTATGCGATTGACCACGTAAAAGAAGCGGTTTCAAAACTTCGTGAAATGTCTCCGCTTTGGGAGATGTTCAAAGAAGGTATCGACTTGAACTCTATTGAGTGGGCAGAACACTAG
- a CDS encoding PadR family transcriptional regulator yields the protein MKVENTQVQMRKGILEFCILEIISRGEVYASDMLEELTAAKMIVVEGTLYPLLTRLKNASLLDYSWVESTSGPPRKYYTLTETGRAFLEQLRDTWQELVESTDFIIQNKKAQQS from the coding sequence ATGAAAGTAGAAAACACACAAGTGCAGATGCGGAAGGGAATTCTGGAATTCTGCATACTGGAGATTATCTCTCGTGGTGAAGTATATGCGTCCGATATGTTGGAAGAGCTGACAGCAGCCAAGATGATCGTTGTGGAGGGAACCCTTTACCCGTTATTAACCCGCCTCAAAAACGCGTCACTTCTCGACTATAGCTGGGTAGAATCCACTTCGGGGCCTCCCCGCAAATACTACACCTTAACAGAAACCGGCCGTGCCTTTCTGGAGCAGCTTCGCGATACCTGGCAGGAACTGGTAGAATCAACAGACTTCATTATCCAAAACAAGAAAGCCCAACAGTCATGA
- a CDS encoding PspC domain-containing protein → MKKNISINLQGIIFYIEEDGYEQLSRYLASVRSYFSNYEGHEEIVADIELRIAEIFSARLSPAKQVITQEDVQYLIARMGNVTEFEVMDPVEEEIPNYGTGGAATASAAYAAPGTKKLYRDVNRKVISGVCAGIANYLNLDVVWVRLFFILFLVLGILSAGISAAAAVILYIVLWIAMPESHELPDTTVKKLFRDPEDKKLGGVASGIAKYFGVDVAVVRILFLVSIFLGGFGLILYIVLWIAVPEAVTLTERMQMQGSPVTLAGIEHTLKENLNMKDQNGQESTLAKVILLPIRLISQIITWMGRALGPILAFLVVLIRVAAGIFLLLVSVGLTVGLFSAFFASMGWLDNTDMIQMGPFSSSIWLGGFPRFGLVAGLVVGLIPLLFLIMLAIGLLAKRFFMRPTVGWSLFGVWIAALIIMIASIISYSANFQRSGEIEITKTIPAAGVRVLDAYDLDLEYNNLYIDVREHAGPNIEVIQQIEAKGRTEAEAKQNARMVTYRVVQQDSTLRFDNSYEFKEGARFRDQDLTIVLRLPKNKPFRLTREFVYLLPSATFDQDYGYDKIERNTWQVKGDMLECLTCATDTLDTEDTETDFNVDADFEDFGNNESVLLDMQDYGSNSKAFQVSDFERISISGPYHVQIKEGKTHKVTVRGPEREIRRMEVDTNSGELTIESEDNVINLFENHDPVLIQITVPELESLHLGGAIKADVTGINANELYLGLAGATKAAINVRAKTLRADVAGASNTLFTGTTDKFELEAAGACKIDADQLRASDVVVEALGATKADVYATGSLRAEASGASRITYKGNPRSTQIDADGASKVSRQ, encoded by the coding sequence ATGAAAAAGAATATAAGCATCAACTTACAAGGCATCATCTTTTATATAGAAGAGGATGGCTATGAGCAGCTGAGCAGATATTTGGCTTCTGTGCGCTCGTACTTCTCAAACTATGAGGGGCACGAAGAAATAGTAGCAGATATCGAGTTGCGCATTGCTGAAATCTTTTCAGCACGACTTTCTCCGGCAAAACAGGTTATAACACAAGAAGACGTGCAGTACCTGATTGCCAGAATGGGTAATGTTACGGAGTTTGAGGTAATGGACCCTGTTGAGGAAGAAATTCCTAACTATGGCACAGGTGGCGCTGCTACTGCCTCAGCCGCTTATGCCGCACCTGGCACTAAAAAACTATACCGTGATGTAAACCGCAAAGTAATAAGTGGGGTTTGTGCAGGTATAGCCAATTACCTTAATCTGGATGTGGTATGGGTACGTCTGTTCTTTATACTGTTCCTGGTACTGGGTATCTTATCTGCAGGCATATCTGCGGCAGCTGCCGTTATACTTTATATTGTGTTATGGATAGCCATGCCGGAAAGCCATGAGCTACCGGACACAACCGTTAAGAAGTTATTCCGTGACCCTGAAGACAAAAAACTGGGTGGTGTGGCAAGCGGTATAGCCAAGTATTTTGGTGTAGATGTAGCTGTCGTGCGCATCCTGTTTCTGGTATCCATCTTTTTGGGTGGCTTTGGTCTGATCTTATACATTGTGCTTTGGATAGCGGTACCGGAAGCGGTAACGCTAACCGAGCGCATGCAAATGCAGGGAAGCCCTGTTACGCTGGCAGGTATAGAACATACGCTTAAGGAAAACCTGAACATGAAAGACCAGAATGGCCAGGAAAGTACACTTGCTAAGGTCATCTTGCTGCCTATACGCCTTATTTCCCAGATCATTACCTGGATGGGAAGAGCTCTAGGACCTATACTAGCTTTTCTGGTTGTACTTATTCGCGTAGCAGCCGGCATATTCCTTTTACTGGTTTCTGTAGGGTTAACTGTTGGCTTGTTCAGCGCTTTCTTTGCCTCAATGGGCTGGTTAGACAACACAGACATGATTCAGATGGGACCATTTTCGTCTTCTATCTGGCTGGGCGGATTTCCCAGATTCGGATTGGTTGCAGGTCTTGTTGTAGGCCTAATCCCCCTTTTGTTCCTTATAATGCTTGCAATCGGCTTACTTGCTAAACGCTTCTTTATGCGGCCTACTGTAGGCTGGTCGTTGTTCGGTGTTTGGATAGCAGCTCTTATAATCATGATTGCTTCTATAATATCGTATAGTGCCAACTTCCAGAGAAGTGGTGAGATAGAAATAACCAAAACTATACCTGCTGCTGGTGTAAGGGTACTGGATGCGTATGACCTGGACCTAGAATACAATAATCTTTACATAGATGTAAGAGAGCATGCAGGTCCTAACATTGAAGTTATCCAGCAAATAGAAGCTAAAGGTCGCACTGAAGCAGAAGCCAAGCAGAACGCACGTATGGTAACTTACCGTGTAGTACAGCAGGATTCTACCCTTCGTTTCGATAACAGCTACGAATTTAAAGAAGGTGCCCGTTTCCGTGACCAGGACCTGACTATTGTGTTAAGACTGCCGAAAAACAAGCCGTTCCGCCTGACCCGTGAATTTGTATACTTGCTTCCTAGCGCCACATTCGACCAGGATTATGGTTATGACAAAATTGAGAGAAATACCTGGCAGGTAAAAGGCGATATGCTGGAATGCTTAACCTGTGCAACTGATACACTTGATACCGAAGATACAGAAACTGACTTTAATGTAGATGCTGACTTTGAAGACTTCGGAAATAATGAAAGCGTGCTACTGGATATGCAGGATTATGGCTCTAACAGCAAAGCTTTCCAGGTATCTGATTTTGAGCGTATCAGTATTTCAGGTCCTTACCATGTTCAGATCAAGGAAGGCAAAACGCATAAAGTAACTGTGCGTGGCCCCGAAAGAGAGATCAGACGCATGGAAGTAGATACGAACAGCGGCGAACTTACTATAGAATCTGAAGACAATGTGATAAACCTGTTCGAAAACCATGATCCGGTATTAATACAGATTACTGTACCCGAACTGGAGAGCCTGCACCTGGGTGGTGCCATTAAAGCTGATGTAACGGGCATTAATGCCAACGAACTTTACTTAGGATTAGCCGGGGCAACAAAAGCAGCCATTAATGTAAGAGCCAAAACATTACGTGCTGATGTTGCAGGTGCATCTAATACCCTGTTTACAGGTACCACCGATAAGTTTGAACTGGAAGCAGCAGGAGCCTGCAAAATAGATGCAGACCAATTACGTGCCAGCGATGTGGTTGTAGAAGCTTTAGGTGCCACCAAGGCCGACGTATATGCTACTGGAAGTCTGCGTGCAGAAGCATCTGGAGCAAGTCGTATTACTTATAAAGGCAACCCACGCAGCACTCAAATAGACGCTGATGGTGCAAGCAAGGTATCGCGGCAGTAG
- a CDS encoding T9SS type A sorting domain-containing protein, with translation MMKHFTRITKVLCCGSFLLGLLVSPDASAQISINSFTTSYSQNFDALPATSTGTWVSGTQYFPGWYLNRTIPTTTTLLYGTGSSNAGGLYSFGPAGSTDRALGAISSATATVGEFAWGLLIQNNTGSNITALNISFTGEQWRSSSSSAPQQATTFWYAINADAAAFNLSPKSDAGWTNVPELDFKSPVFKSAPGGLDGNASANRKFLSAVVPVTIPAGHYVMLRWKDLNDLYDDHGLAIDDFSMTWSIEQTKAPGILPVELISFAAKADHNKVKLSWATASEKDNKHFIIERSQNGKEFTSIAAVKSKGNNVTRTAYSFTDANPLAELSYYRLKQVDLDGSFTYSKLVEVNVQPHNNAILFPTIASENLNLVIPQSAGQSISIVDLAGREIYKQELVANDTQHLIAVNTLQAGIYSLLIFDKTGQRQVLRFIKR, from the coding sequence ATGATGAAACATTTTACTCGGATTACAAAAGTTTTATGTTGCGGCTCATTCTTACTAGGACTATTAGTTTCTCCGGATGCTAGTGCCCAGATCAGTATTAATTCTTTCACAACAAGTTATTCCCAAAACTTTGATGCGCTACCAGCAACAAGCACAGGAACATGGGTAAGCGGCACACAGTACTTCCCGGGGTGGTACCTGAATCGAACTATACCTACTACAACAACTTTGCTTTACGGTACGGGATCTTCAAACGCTGGTGGACTTTATAGTTTTGGACCGGCCGGTAGTACAGATCGTGCATTAGGTGCTATCAGTTCGGCTACCGCTACAGTTGGCGAATTTGCATGGGGATTACTTATACAGAACAATACCGGCAGTAACATTACAGCCCTCAACATCAGCTTTACAGGAGAGCAATGGCGTAGTTCAAGCTCTTCAGCTCCCCAACAGGCAACAACTTTCTGGTATGCTATAAACGCTGATGCAGCTGCCTTTAATCTGTCCCCAAAATCAGATGCCGGCTGGACAAATGTGCCAGAGCTCGATTTTAAAAGCCCTGTCTTTAAATCAGCCCCTGGCGGCTTAGACGGAAATGCATCTGCAAACCGTAAGTTTTTGTCAGCTGTGGTACCCGTAACTATACCTGCCGGACATTATGTTATGCTTCGCTGGAAAGATTTGAACGACCTCTACGATGATCATGGTCTAGCTATTGATGATTTTAGTATGACCTGGAGCATCGAACAAACTAAAGCCCCTGGTATACTTCCTGTTGAATTGATAAGTTTTGCTGCCAAAGCAGACCACAACAAAGTGAAACTTAGCTGGGCAACTGCTTCAGAAAAAGATAATAAGCATTTTATAATTGAGCGTAGCCAGAACGGCAAAGAGTTTACAAGTATAGCTGCAGTAAAAAGCAAAGGAAATAACGTTACCCGTACTGCATACAGCTTTACAGATGCCAATCCACTTGCAGAGTTGTCTTATTACAGATTAAAGCAGGTAGATCTTGATGGCTCTTTTACTTATTCTAAATTGGTAGAAGTAAATGTGCAACCCCATAATAATGCTATACTTTTTCCAACTATAGCCTCAGAGAATTTAAACCTGGTGATACCTCAAAGTGCAGGACAAAGTATAAGTATAGTTGATCTGGCTGGCCGTGAAATATATAAGCAGGAATTAGTTGCGAATGATACACAACACCTTATAGCAGTAAATACGTTGCAAGCTGGTATTTATAGTTTGCTTATTTTCGACAAGACTGGACAGCGCCAGGTACTCAGGTTTATAAAACGCTAG
- the mce gene encoding methylmalonyl-CoA epimerase yields MKKVEHIGIAVKNFSEANALYYKLLGVEPYKTEYVESEGVNTSFFRAGDTKIELLEATNSDSAIAKFIEKRGEGIHHIAFEVEDIIAEMERLKQEGFILLNEQPKKGADNKLVCFVHPKSANGVLVELTQEIR; encoded by the coding sequence ATGAAGAAGGTTGAACACATTGGCATAGCCGTAAAAAATTTTAGCGAAGCAAATGCCTTATATTATAAATTGTTGGGCGTAGAACCGTATAAAACAGAGTATGTAGAGTCAGAAGGTGTAAATACATCGTTCTTCAGAGCTGGCGATACCAAAATAGAGCTGCTGGAAGCTACAAACTCAGATAGCGCTATTGCTAAATTTATCGAAAAACGAGGTGAAGGTATCCATCACATCGCGTTTGAAGTAGAAGATATTATAGCAGAGATGGAGCGCCTGAAGCAGGAGGGATTTATACTTCTGAACGAGCAACCCAAAAAAGGCGCGGATAATAAACTGGTTTGTTTTGTGCACCCTAAAAGTGCCAACGGCGTGCTGGTAGAACTGACACAGGAGATACGTTAA
- the iscU gene encoding Fe-S cluster assembly scaffold IscU gives MAYSDKVIDHYNNPRNVGTLDKAKNNVGTGLVGAPECGDVMRLQIEVDENQVITDAKFKTFGCGSAIASSSLATEWLKGKTVDEALAIDNMDIVEELALPPVKIHCSVLAEDAIKSAINDYRVKNGLPALELPKSHH, from the coding sequence ATGGCTTATTCAGATAAAGTAATTGATCATTATAACAACCCACGCAACGTTGGTACGCTTGATAAAGCGAAGAACAATGTGGGTACCGGCCTTGTAGGTGCACCTGAGTGCGGCGACGTAATGCGCCTTCAGATTGAAGTAGACGAGAACCAGGTAATCACTGATGCAAAGTTCAAAACTTTTGGTTGTGGTTCTGCTATCGCTTCTTCTTCGCTGGCTACTGAGTGGCTGAAAGGTAAAACTGTTGACGAGGCGTTGGCCATCGACAACATGGACATTGTGGAAGAACTGGCATTGCCTCCGGTTAAAATTCACTGCTCTGTTCTGGCTGAAGATGCAATTAAATCTGCCATTAACGACTACAGAGTAAAGAACGGTTTACCAGCTTTAGAGCTGCCTAAGTCTCACCACTAA
- a CDS encoding L-threonylcarbamoyladenylate synthase, producing MSLNQLLKEVQAAEEELLMGNVILYPTDTVWGIGCDAEEAKAVQKVFKIKERDPSKSMIILVADADMVRHYVEEVPENFEKMLEEQDQPTTYIFEGARNLPEEVIAPDGSIAIRVVKDEFCHRLIRQLDRPLVSTSANLSGGKSPATFAEIDEEVKKRVDYVVRWRQDEDTAAKPSRIVKIKANGETETIRE from the coding sequence ATGAGTTTAAATCAATTACTTAAGGAAGTACAGGCAGCCGAAGAGGAGCTGCTGATGGGGAATGTAATCCTTTACCCTACAGATACAGTTTGGGGAATAGGTTGCGATGCGGAAGAGGCTAAAGCTGTGCAAAAAGTGTTCAAGATAAAAGAGCGCGATCCTTCAAAGTCGATGATTATATTGGTGGCAGACGCTGACATGGTAAGACATTATGTGGAGGAAGTGCCTGAGAACTTCGAGAAAATGCTGGAAGAGCAGGACCAACCAACTACCTATATTTTTGAAGGAGCCCGAAACCTGCCAGAAGAAGTGATTGCCCCAGACGGAAGTATAGCTATACGTGTGGTAAAAGATGAGTTCTGCCATCGCCTGATACGGCAACTTGACAGACCACTGGTATCCACGTCTGCTAACCTGAGTGGTGGTAAATCTCCGGCTACATTTGCCGAGATAGACGAAGAAGTTAAAAAGCGGGTTGATTATGTAGTGCGCTGGCGCCAGGACGAAGATACAGCGGCTAAGCCATCGCGCATCGTTAAGATAAAGGCCAACGGCGAAACAGAAACTATACGGGAGTAA
- a CDS encoding CCA tRNA nucleotidyltransferase has product METIKLPDNPVFDVVATAAAELGVDAYVIGGFVRDLVLKRPSKDIDVVCIGDGIALAELVSKKMHHKPKVSVFKNFGTAMLRSGDWEVEFVGARKESYREHSRKPEVEQGTLDDDLKRRDFTINALGISLNKANYGELIDEFDGLKDMKRKIIRTPLEPGITFSDDPLRMMRAIRFATQLGFDIDPDTFDAIIDNKERIKIVSQERITDELNKIILASVPSYGFKLLFTSGLLHLIFPKMVELQGVETRNGNSHKDNFYHTLQVLDNVAQVSNDLWLRWSAILHDIAKPDTKRYSPKVGWTFHGHEDRGARMVPKIFKDLKLPLNEHMKFVQKLVRLHLRPIALVKETVTDSAIRRLLFETGDDIDALMALCRADITSKNDAKVKRYIQNFDKVEKRLVEVEESDKLRNFQPVITGEIIMETFDLKPSKTVGELKEVLTEAILEGKVKNEFEDAYAYLLQIGEQKGLAVVNKKTL; this is encoded by the coding sequence ATGGAAACTATAAAACTGCCCGATAATCCTGTTTTTGATGTTGTAGCTACTGCGGCGGCAGAGCTTGGTGTAGATGCTTATGTAATCGGGGGGTTTGTACGCGACCTTGTTTTAAAGCGACCTTCAAAAGACATAGATGTTGTTTGCATCGGAGATGGAATTGCGCTAGCAGAGCTGGTTTCCAAGAAAATGCATCATAAACCCAAGGTTTCTGTTTTCAAGAATTTTGGTACTGCCATGCTCCGTTCCGGCGATTGGGAAGTAGAGTTTGTAGGTGCCCGCAAAGAGTCCTACAGAGAGCACTCGCGCAAGCCTGAAGTAGAACAAGGCACTTTGGATGATGACCTGAAGCGTAGAGATTTCACCATCAATGCGCTGGGTATAAGTTTAAATAAAGCCAACTATGGTGAGCTGATAGATGAATTTGATGGCCTGAAGGATATGAAGCGGAAGATTATTCGCACCCCTTTAGAACCAGGTATAACTTTTTCTGATGACCCGTTGCGTATGATGCGCGCCATCCGTTTTGCCACGCAGCTTGGTTTTGACATCGACCCTGATACGTTTGATGCCATTATTGATAATAAAGAACGCATTAAAATAGTATCGCAGGAGCGGATAACGGATGAACTGAATAAGATTATACTTGCGTCGGTGCCTAGCTATGGCTTTAAACTGCTGTTTACTTCCGGCTTACTGCACCTGATCTTCCCGAAAATGGTAGAACTGCAGGGTGTAGAGACCAGAAACGGCAACTCGCATAAAGATAATTTTTACCACACCCTGCAGGTGCTCGACAATGTTGCGCAGGTTTCAAATGATCTGTGGTTGCGCTGGTCGGCTATACTTCATGATATTGCCAAACCAGATACCAAACGCTATTCGCCAAAAGTAGGCTGGACCTTTCATGGGCACGAAGACCGCGGCGCACGCATGGTGCCTAAGATATTTAAAGATTTAAAGCTGCCTCTAAACGAGCACATGAAGTTCGTACAGAAACTCGTGCGCCTGCATTTGCGCCCCATCGCGCTGGTGAAAGAAACCGTTACAGATTCTGCTATCCGCAGATTACTTTTTGAAACCGGTGATGATATTGATGCCTTAATGGCTTTATGCCGCGCTGATATTACCTCCAAAAACGACGCAAAAGTAAAACGCTATATCCAGAATTTCGATAAAGTTGAGAAACGCCTGGTTGAAGTAGAGGAAAGCGACAAACTACGCAACTTCCAGCCTGTTATTACCGGCGAGATCATCATGGAAACATTTGACCTGAAACCTTCTAAAACAGTAGGGGAGTTGAAGGAGGTGCTTACAGAAGCTATATTAGAAGGGAAAGTAAAAAATGAGTTTGAAGATGCCTATGCTTACTTATTGCAGATTGGAGAGCAGAAGGGGCTGGCGGTTGTGAATAAGAAAACCTTATAG
- the bioB gene encoding biotin synthase BioB encodes MTQFGNNADIRNDWSLDEIKAIYYKPVLELIVEAANVHKKYQATGEVQVCTLLSVKTGGCPEDCSYCPQAARFHTDVEVHKLLSQEQVLTAAQRAKDGGSTRFCMGAAWREVRDNRDFDKVLDMVKGVNEMGLEVCCTLGMVNEYQAEKLKEAGLYAYNHNLDTSQENYSNIITTRTYDDRLDTIENVRKAGISVCSGGIIGLGETDEDRIGMLHTLSTLVQHPESVPVNALVPVKGTPLENQPLVTVWEMVRMIATARILMPKTMVRLSAGRERMSVTDQALCFLAGANSIFTGEKLLTTPNPDFDQDKAMFELLGLSPRKSFKEEAQHVC; translated from the coding sequence ATGACTCAATTCGGAAATAACGCAGACATCCGCAACGACTGGAGTCTGGACGAGATAAAAGCGATTTACTATAAGCCAGTGCTCGAACTAATTGTAGAGGCGGCTAATGTTCATAAAAAATACCAGGCTACCGGAGAAGTACAAGTGTGTACTTTACTTTCTGTTAAAACCGGTGGTTGTCCTGAGGATTGCTCCTACTGTCCGCAGGCAGCGCGTTTCCATACTGATGTAGAAGTACATAAACTGTTGAGTCAGGAGCAGGTGCTAACTGCAGCACAGCGTGCAAAAGATGGTGGCTCTACCCGTTTCTGCATGGGTGCTGCATGGAGAGAAGTGCGCGATAACCGCGACTTCGACAAAGTGCTGGACATGGTGAAAGGCGTTAACGAAATGGGCCTTGAAGTTTGCTGCACGCTTGGTATGGTTAACGAATACCAGGCCGAAAAGCTGAAAGAAGCTGGCTTGTATGCTTACAACCATAACTTAGATACATCACAAGAAAACTATAGCAATATCATTACCACCCGTACCTACGACGACCGCCTGGATACGATTGAAAACGTGCGTAAAGCTGGCATCTCGGTTTGCTCTGGTGGTATTATTGGCTTAGGTGAGACTGATGAAGACCGTATCGGTATGCTTCATACCTTGTCTACCTTAGTGCAGCATCCTGAATCTGTTCCGGTAAATGCGCTGGTTCCGGTAAAAGGTACACCACTTGAGAACCAGCCATTGGTTACGGTCTGGGAAATGGTACGCATGATCGCGACAGCCCGTATCCTGATGCCAAAAACAATGGTTCGTCTGTCGGCTGGCCGTGAGCGCATGAGCGTAACTGATCAGGCTTTATGCTTCCTGGCTGGCGCGAACTCCATCTTCACAGGTGAAAAACTGTTGACAACGCCAAACCCGGATTTCGATCAGGATAAAGCCATGTTCGAACTGTTAGGTTTATCTCCACGCAAATCGTTCAAAGAAGAAGCACAGCACGTGTGCTAG
- a CDS encoding putative type IX sorting system protein PorV2, with protein MHNFTLKCLLVVLFLASCFTVEAQVTAPKYSNEFLNIGVGARALGMGNVQSAITTDATSGYWNPAGLLRLPDKYNIALMHSELFAGIAKNDFGSFAMPIDTNSALAVSIIRLGVDDIADTRRLQNEFGHIQYDSIKFFSVADYAVLLSYARHSNLIQGLQLGASAKIIYRNVGDFANAWGFGIDAGAQLQRDEWQFGVMAKDITTTFTAWTHNVEELEDAYEQTGNDLPENTAELTLPRVIVGVGRNFQINDKFSALLSTDIDFTFDGKRNVLLKSDVVSVDPHVGVELVYAKSVFVRGGLSNYQQTTRFDGSTATQVQPNFGVGFLSNGFHLDLALSRMSDREKNSISNANTSSIIISMGYSFK; from the coding sequence ATGCACAATTTTACTCTTAAGTGCCTGCTGGTAGTGTTGTTTCTTGCGTCCTGTTTTACCGTAGAGGCCCAGGTAACTGCTCCCAAGTATAGCAATGAGTTTCTTAATATAGGTGTAGGTGCACGTGCCCTGGGTATGGGTAATGTACAGTCTGCCATTACCACCGATGCTACTTCCGGCTACTGGAACCCTGCTGGTTTGCTGCGCCTGCCTGATAAGTATAACATAGCGCTGATGCACTCCGAATTATTTGCAGGTATAGCTAAAAACGATTTCGGAAGCTTTGCCATGCCTATTGATACAAACAGCGCACTGGCTGTTTCTATAATCAGGCTTGGCGTAGATGATATTGCAGATACCCGCCGCCTGCAGAATGAGTTCGGCCATATCCAGTACGATAGTATAAAGTTTTTCTCAGTAGCCGATTATGCCGTACTATTATCCTATGCGCGGCACAGCAATCTTATACAAGGACTACAGTTAGGAGCCAGTGCTAAGATTATTTACCGCAATGTTGGTGATTTTGCAAATGCTTGGGGGTTTGGCATAGATGCAGGCGCACAGTTACAGCGTGACGAATGGCAATTTGGTGTAATGGCGAAAGATATTACCACCACCTTTACTGCCTGGACCCACAACGTTGAAGAACTGGAAGATGCCTATGAGCAAACTGGGAACGACCTGCCTGAAAATACAGCTGAACTTACCTTGCCGCGTGTTATAGTTGGGGTCGGAAGAAATTTCCAGATCAATGATAAATTCTCTGCACTCCTTTCAACAGACATAGATTTTACTTTTGATGGTAAGCGTAATGTGCTGCTTAAGTCTGATGTTGTATCTGTGGATCCGCATGTAGGGGTGGAACTTGTTTATGCTAAATCTGTATTTGTGCGAGGCGGGTTAAGCAATTACCAGCAAACAACCCGTTTTGATGGCAGCACTGCAACACAGGTGCAACCGAATTTTGGCGTGGGCTTTTTATCAAATGGCTTCCACCTGGACCTGGCACTTTCGCGCATGAGCGACAGAGAGAAAAACTCCATCTCTAATGCCAACACTTCTTCTATTATAATATCGATGGGCTATTCTTTTAAATAA